Genomic DNA from Deinococcus ruber:
GCTCGAACCGCTCGGTCTCACGCACGTGCAGTTCGTGCTGCTCGCCTGCAACTGGTGGCTCAACAGCCACGGCGAGACGCCCAACCAGCTGCGCCTGGCCGAACAGGCAGGCATCGACGTGAAGATGACATCGCAGGTACTGCGCGCCCTGGAAGCCAAAGGCCTCACCGCGCGCACCCCCGACCCGACCGACACCCGCGCCAAGCGCCTGCAGGTCACGGCGAAAGGCGCACTTCTGGCGCCACGTGCCGTTGAAGTGGTCGAAGCAGTCGACCACGCCTTCTTCCAGGCTGGCCTGAACCCGCAGACGCTCGACTTCCTGCGGAAGCTTTCAAATCCCGGCTAACCGCCCCTGAGTC
This window encodes:
- a CDS encoding MarR family winged helix-turn-helix transcriptional regulator → MALEPGDSPGFLLWHATLRWQRQITAALEPLGLTHVQFVLLACNWWLNSHGETPNQLRLAEQAGIDVKMTSQVLRALEAKGLTARTPDPTDTRAKRLQVTAKGALLAPRAVEVVEAVDHAFFQAGLNPQTLDFLRKLSNPG